A DNA window from Gammaproteobacteria bacterium contains the following coding sequences:
- the purH gene encoding bifunctional phosphoribosylaminoimidazolecarboxamide formyltransferase/IMP cyclohydrolase, with product MTEKRRALLSVSDKQGIVSFAKSLAELSFEIVSTGGTARTLRDAGVPVVDVADVTGFPEIMDGRVKTLHPRIHAGLLARAGIDDDVLAHHDIAPFDLLAVNLYPFERVAADREKTFADAIENIDIGGPAMIRAAAKNHERVTVIVDADDYDAVIEAYRSGGPSAELMRRLAVKAFAHTSRYDAAISRFLAGRAGTPETLPDRLVLAWNKAAALRYGENPHQRAALYVGAVPRPGSVAQATQVQGKPLSYINLLDADAAMQCAAAFDAPACVIVKHATPCGVAVADGPLAAYRAAYDCDPVSAFGGVIAFNRPLDEACAAEIVDRQHVDVIVAPAVDDGARAALAKKSRVRVIATGPRSGAEPEVELRSIDGGVLVQQRDRGAITAADLRTATKRSPTPDELRDLLFAWTVVKYVKSNAIVYARGGRTLGIGGGQTSRVMSAQIGITKAGERNFSLHGAAMASDAFFPFRDGIDVAAEHGVSAVIQPGGSVRDAEVIAAADERDIAMVFTGMRHFRH from the coding sequence ATGACGGAAAAGCGCCGCGCCCTGCTCAGCGTTTCCGACAAGCAAGGCATCGTCTCGTTCGCGAAGTCGCTCGCCGAGCTTTCCTTCGAGATCGTGTCCACGGGCGGGACCGCCCGCACCCTGCGCGACGCCGGCGTCCCCGTCGTCGACGTGGCCGACGTCACCGGCTTTCCCGAGATCATGGACGGCCGCGTGAAGACGCTGCATCCGCGGATCCACGCGGGTCTCCTCGCGCGCGCCGGCATCGACGACGACGTGCTCGCGCACCACGACATCGCACCGTTCGACCTGCTCGCCGTGAACCTCTATCCCTTCGAGCGCGTCGCCGCCGACCGGGAAAAGACCTTCGCCGACGCGATCGAGAACATCGACATCGGCGGGCCCGCGATGATCCGCGCGGCGGCGAAGAACCACGAGCGGGTCACCGTGATCGTCGACGCGGACGACTACGACGCCGTGATCGAAGCTTATCGATCCGGAGGTCCGAGCGCGGAGCTGATGCGCCGGCTCGCGGTCAAGGCCTTCGCGCATACGTCGCGTTACGATGCGGCAATAAGCCGCTTTCTCGCCGGCCGAGCGGGCACGCCGGAGACGCTTCCCGATCGTCTGGTGCTCGCGTGGAACAAGGCCGCGGCGCTCCGTTACGGCGAGAACCCGCACCAGCGCGCTGCACTTTATGTCGGCGCCGTGCCGAGGCCGGGCTCCGTGGCGCAAGCGACGCAGGTGCAAGGCAAGCCGCTTTCGTACATCAACCTGCTCGACGCCGATGCAGCGATGCAGTGCGCGGCGGCGTTCGACGCGCCCGCGTGCGTGATCGTGAAGCACGCGACGCCATGCGGTGTCGCCGTCGCCGACGGGCCGCTCGCCGCGTATCGGGCCGCTTACGACTGCGATCCGGTATCCGCATTCGGCGGCGTCATTGCCTTCAATCGTCCGCTCGACGAAGCGTGCGCCGCGGAGATCGTCGATCGGCAGCACGTCGACGTGATCGTGGCCCCCGCGGTGGACGACGGCGCGCGCGCCGCGCTCGCGAAAAAGAGCCGGGTACGCGTGATCGCCACGGGTCCCCGCAGCGGCGCAGAGCCCGAGGTGGAGCTTCGCTCGATCGACGGCGGCGTGCTCGTTCAGCAGCGCGATCGCGGCGCGATCACGGCAGCCGACCTGCGTACGGCCACGAAGCGCAGCCCCACGCCGGACGAGCTGCGCGATCTGCTCTTCGCGTGGACGGTGGTGAAGTACGTCAAGTCGAACGCGATCGTCTACGCCCGCGGCGGCCGGACGCTCGGCATCGGGGGCGGCCAGACGAGCCGCGTGATGAGCGCCCAGATCGGCATCACGAAGGCCGGCGAGCGCAATTTCTCGCTGCACGGCGCCGCGATGGCCTCGGACGCCTTCTTCCCGTTCCGGGACGGCATCGACGTCGCGGCGGAGCACGGCGTGAGCGCGGTCATCCAACCGGGCGGCTCGGTGCGCGACGCCGAGGTCATCGCGGCCGCGGACGAGCGCGACATCGCGATGGTCTTCACCGGGATGCGCCATTTCCGACATTGA
- the fis gene encoding DNA-binding transcriptional regulator Fis — translation MNATSRKKITKKKAKKPAAATAQVSARIKPLSALTDEALKSYFASLNGHKPGDLYQLVIGEVEKPLFKAVLNYTKGNQSRAAEILGINRGTLRKKLKSYELGGD, via the coding sequence GTGAACGCAACCAGCAGGAAAAAAATCACCAAGAAAAAGGCGAAGAAGCCGGCCGCGGCCACCGCGCAGGTGAGCGCACGCATCAAGCCGCTGAGCGCGCTCACGGACGAAGCACTGAAGAGCTATTTCGCAAGCCTGAACGGGCACAAGCCGGGCGACCTGTATCAACTCGTGATCGGCGAGGTCGAGAAGCCTCTGTTCAAGGCGGTATTGAATTACACGAAGGGCAACCAGAGCCGCGCGGCCGAGATCCTCGGCATCAACCGCGGCACGCTTCGCAAGAAGCTCAAGAGCTACGAGCTGGGGGGCGACTGA
- a CDS encoding DUF3426 domain-containing protein, whose amino-acid sequence MLLTRCPDCETTFRITADALQKAGGQVRCGRCACVFNAYTELHRHDGTAPEAADPSPEPATIAGAEAVPTDAAAATPAEPLLVPGAEPAPGARAAAATPAPDDPRPVSAPAVHRRAAADPKAPPGTPARGPSVPPPEARAAASVRKPSRDVVTSLRPPKSDSSALDDMTIAKVIAQLESSSVDDDASGTSEAGVTGSSSLDDREAEAILEREAPRWILAEPETKSTTRRWAVGCALALAFLAAQITHHFRAEIAGTQLVGPLLQDAYAMLGTEVTPRWNLDQYEIVDWVAVAEPSARGQGSLKIAAQIRNEGPRAQPFPHVHVQLKDRWENSIGSRIFAPDEYLGEDTRADLLMPPGAITRAELDIVDPGPDAYGFELDVCVEGEAHALRCAADAVFR is encoded by the coding sequence ATGCTGCTCACTCGCTGTCCCGACTGCGAAACCACGTTCCGAATCACTGCGGACGCGCTGCAAAAGGCGGGCGGGCAAGTGCGCTGCGGCCGCTGCGCGTGCGTGTTCAATGCCTACACCGAGCTTCACCGGCATGACGGCACCGCCCCGGAGGCCGCCGATCCGTCCCCGGAGCCCGCGACCATTGCCGGCGCCGAAGCCGTTCCCACGGACGCCGCGGCGGCTACCCCGGCCGAGCCGCTCCTCGTACCGGGCGCGGAGCCGGCGCCAGGAGCCCGAGCCGCGGCGGCCACACCGGCGCCGGATGATCCTCGCCCCGTGAGCGCGCCGGCCGTGCACCGCCGCGCGGCCGCCGACCCGAAGGCGCCTCCGGGCACGCCGGCACGCGGCCCGTCGGTGCCGCCGCCGGAAGCTCGCGCAGCCGCGTCGGTGCGGAAGCCGTCGCGCGACGTCGTCACGTCGCTGCGGCCGCCGAAGAGCGATTCCTCGGCACTCGACGACATGACGATCGCGAAGGTGATCGCACAGCTCGAGTCGAGCAGCGTCGATGACGACGCGAGCGGGACGTCCGAGGCCGGTGTCACCGGTTCGTCGAGTCTCGACGATCGGGAAGCCGAAGCGATTCTCGAGCGGGAAGCGCCGCGGTGGATTCTTGCAGAACCGGAAACGAAGTCGACGACGCGCCGCTGGGCGGTCGGGTGCGCTCTCGCGCTCGCATTCCTCGCAGCGCAGATCACGCATCACTTTCGTGCCGAGATCGCGGGAACGCAGCTCGTCGGTCCGCTGCTGCAGGACGCGTACGCGATGCTCGGCACGGAGGTCACGCCGAGGTGGAATCTCGATCAGTACGAGATCGTCGATTGGGTCGCCGTCGCCGAGCCGAGCGCGCGAGGCCAAGGCAGCCTGAAGATCGCCGCGCAGATCCGCAACGAAGGACCGCGCGCGCAACCGTTCCCCCACGTGCACGTCCAGCTGAAGGATCGCTGGGAAAATTCCATAGGCAGTCGCATCTTCGCGCCCGACGAATATCTGGGCGAGGACACGCGCGCCGATCTGCTGATGCCTCCCGGCGCGATCACGCGCGCGGAGCTCGACATCGTTGACCCGGGCCCGGACGCCTACGGATTCGAGCTCGACGTTTGCGTCGAAGGTGAAGCGCATGCGCTGCGCTGCGCCGCGGACGCGGTGTTCCGGTAG
- the prmA gene encoding 50S ribosomal protein L11 methyltransferase, whose product MPREQLIARVPRENVPVVESLLELAGAESISLEDAADAPLLEPGPGETPLWPIVRVKALFDRDADLEPLCRALSGLIADARDIVVAPAEDADWRDAAARRIESRRFGARLWLAPADGETCADDEAAVVRLHMGLAFGTGEHPTTALCLEWLDAMLQPGCVVVDYGCGSGVLALAALRLGAAKAFAVDNDPQALTATARNAALNGCAARMWIGPPEDLPAFRADVLLANILAGPLIERAPLFADRLVGNGAAVLSGVLSAQQADVIAAYAAHFEGFDTAERDGWVRIVARRRIRC is encoded by the coding sequence GTGCCTCGCGAGCAGCTGATCGCGCGCGTCCCGCGAGAGAACGTCCCCGTCGTCGAATCGCTGCTCGAGCTCGCCGGCGCGGAATCGATATCGCTCGAGGATGCGGCGGACGCGCCGCTGCTCGAGCCCGGCCCGGGCGAAACGCCGCTGTGGCCGATCGTGCGCGTGAAGGCGCTGTTCGACCGAGACGCCGACCTCGAGCCGCTCTGCCGCGCGCTCTCCGGATTGATCGCGGATGCGCGCGACATCGTCGTGGCGCCGGCCGAGGACGCGGACTGGCGGGATGCCGCCGCGCGGCGCATCGAGTCGCGCCGCTTCGGCGCGCGTCTTTGGCTCGCGCCGGCCGACGGGGAAACGTGCGCCGACGACGAAGCGGCCGTCGTCCGGCTGCACATGGGACTCGCGTTCGGCACCGGTGAACATCCGACGACGGCGCTATGCCTCGAGTGGCTCGACGCGATGCTGCAGCCCGGCTGCGTGGTCGTCGATTACGGATGCGGCTCGGGCGTGCTCGCCCTCGCAGCGCTGCGCCTCGGCGCCGCGAAGGCCTTCGCGGTCGACAACGATCCGCAGGCGTTGACGGCGACGGCGCGCAACGCCGCGCTGAACGGCTGCGCGGCACGGATGTGGATCGGGCCGCCCGAGGACCTCCCCGCTTTCAGAGCTGACGTGCTGCTTGCGAACATTCTCGCGGGCCCGCTGATCGAGCGGGCCCCGCTTTTCGCCGATCGGCTCGTCGGCAACGGGGCCGCGGTGCTGAGCGGCGTGCTTTCGGCACAGCAGGCGGACGTCATCGCGGCTTACGCGGCCCACTTCGAAGGGTTCGACACGGCCGAGCGCGACGGCTGGGTCCGGATCGTCGCGCGTCGGCGCATCCGCTGTTGA
- the accC gene encoding acetyl-CoA carboxylase biotin carboxylase subunit, whose amino-acid sequence MLDKVLIANRGEIALRVYRACRELGIKTVAVHSTADTALKHVLLADETVCIGPPPSPQSYLNMPSIIAAAEVTDSVAIHPGYGFLSENADFAERVEESGFVFIGPRPETIRLMGDKVSAIRAMREAGVPCVPGSDGPLGDDADENMRLARALGYPVIIKASGGGGGRGMRVVHSEAALLNAISITRNEAGSAFGNDQVYMEKFLERPRHIEFQVLADSHGNAIHLGERDCSMQRRHQKVVEEAPAPGITPEQRREMGQLCVEACRRIGYRGAGTFEFLYQDGEFYFIEMNTRIQVEHPITEMVTGIDIVKAQLLIAAGEPLRFTQDDVEWRGHAIECRINAEDPRTFMPSPGTVTLWHAPGGPGIRVDSHLYSGYAVPPHYDSLIAKLIAHGENRASAIARMTTALNEIVVDGIRTNIPLHEEIFQHAAFKAGGTDIHYLEKRLGLK is encoded by the coding sequence GTGCTCGACAAAGTGCTGATCGCGAACCGCGGCGAGATCGCGCTGCGGGTGTACCGCGCCTGCCGGGAGCTCGGCATCAAGACCGTCGCGGTGCATTCCACCGCCGACACGGCTTTGAAGCACGTGCTGCTCGCCGACGAGACGGTTTGCATCGGGCCGCCGCCGTCGCCGCAGAGCTATCTCAACATGCCGTCGATCATCGCGGCCGCCGAGGTCACCGATTCGGTCGCGATTCATCCCGGCTACGGCTTCTTGTCCGAGAACGCGGACTTTGCGGAGCGCGTCGAGGAGAGCGGCTTCGTGTTCATCGGCCCGCGCCCGGAGACGATCCGACTGATGGGCGACAAGGTCTCGGCGATCCGCGCGATGCGGGAGGCGGGCGTGCCGTGCGTCCCCGGGTCCGACGGTCCGCTCGGCGACGACGCGGACGAGAACATGCGCCTCGCGCGCGCGCTCGGATACCCCGTCATCATCAAGGCGTCCGGCGGCGGCGGCGGGCGCGGCATGCGCGTCGTGCATAGCGAGGCCGCGCTGCTCAACGCGATCTCGATCACCCGCAACGAGGCCGGGTCCGCGTTCGGCAACGATCAGGTCTACATGGAGAAGTTTCTGGAGCGGCCCCGCCACATCGAGTTCCAGGTGCTCGCCGACAGCCACGGCAACGCGATCCATCTCGGCGAGCGCGACTGCTCGATGCAGCGCCGCCACCAGAAGGTGGTCGAGGAAGCGCCCGCTCCGGGCATCACGCCGGAGCAGCGCCGGGAGATGGGTCAGCTGTGCGTGGAAGCGTGCCGCCGCATCGGATACCGCGGCGCCGGCACCTTCGAGTTCCTCTATCAGGACGGCGAGTTCTACTTCATCGAGATGAACACGCGCATTCAGGTCGAGCATCCGATCACCGAGATGGTCACCGGCATCGATATCGTGAAGGCGCAGCTCCTGATCGCGGCCGGGGAGCCCCTGCGGTTCACGCAGGACGACGTCGAGTGGCGCGGCCACGCGATCGAATGTCGAATCAACGCCGAGGATCCTCGAACGTTCATGCCGTCTCCCGGGACCGTCACGCTGTGGCACGCGCCCGGCGGCCCGGGCATTCGCGTCGACAGCCATCTCTACAGCGGCTACGCGGTGCCGCCTCACTACGATTCGCTGATTGCGAAGCTGATCGCCCACGGCGAGAATCGGGCATCGGCCATCGCGCGCATGACGACGGCGCTGAACGAGATCGTCGTCGACGGTATTCGCACGAACATCCCGCTGCACGAGGAGATCTTCCAGCATGCGGCCTTCAAGGCGGGCGGGACCGACATCCATTACCTCGAGAAGCGCTTGGGCCTGAAGTAG
- the accB gene encoding acetyl-CoA carboxylase biotin carboxyl carrier protein translates to MDIRKVKKLIELLEESGISEIEISEGEESVRISRYPHPGAMAFAPPPAVPQAPAAAHPEAPSEPPPEPAPKGHQITAPMVGTFYAAPSPGAKPFVEIGSQVAPGDTLCIIEAMKMMNQIESDVAGRIVSILVENGDPVEFGQPLFIVEE, encoded by the coding sequence GTGGACATACGGAAGGTCAAAAAGCTGATCGAGCTGTTGGAGGAATCCGGGATCTCGGAGATCGAGATTTCCGAGGGCGAAGAATCGGTGCGGATCAGTCGCTATCCTCACCCGGGAGCGATGGCGTTCGCGCCGCCGCCGGCCGTCCCGCAAGCGCCCGCCGCCGCGCATCCCGAAGCCCCGTCCGAGCCGCCCCCCGAGCCTGCGCCGAAAGGCCATCAAATCACGGCGCCGATGGTCGGCACGTTCTATGCGGCCCCGAGCCCCGGCGCGAAGCCGTTCGTCGAGATCGGCAGCCAAGTCGCACCAGGCGACACGCTCTGCATCATCGAGGCCATGAAGATGATGAACCAGATCGAGTCCGACGTCGCCGGGCGGATCGTCAGCATCCTCGTCGAGAACGGCGATCCCGTCGAGTTCGGTCAGCCGCTTTTCATCGTCGAAGAATAG
- the aroQ gene encoding type II 3-dehydroquinate dehydratase — translation MARLLLLNGPNLGLLGTREPGIYGRTTLADIEAKTKALAEAAGHTLAAFQSDAEHELIRRIHAARGENVAFILFNPAAFTHTSIALRDALLAAAIPFIELHLSNIAAREDFRRRSYFSDIAVGTIAGFGPVSYELAVTAAARHLAREGG, via the coding sequence ATGGCGCGCTTACTCCTGCTGAACGGCCCGAACCTCGGCCTCCTCGGTACGCGGGAGCCCGGCATCTACGGCCGGACGACGCTGGCCGACATCGAAGCGAAGACGAAGGCGCTCGCGGAGGCGGCCGGCCATACGCTCGCGGCCTTCCAGAGCGACGCCGAGCACGAGCTGATCCGCCGCATCCACGCGGCCCGCGGCGAGAACGTGGCCTTTATCCTGTTCAATCCGGCGGCCTTCACGCACACGAGCATCGCGCTGCGGGACGCGCTGCTCGCCGCCGCGATCCCGTTCATCGAGCTGCACCTGTCCAACATCGCGGCGCGCGAGGACTTCCGACGCCGCTCGTATTTTTCGGACATTGCCGTCGGCACCATCGCGGGGTTCGGTCCCGTGAGCTACGAGCTCGCGGTCACGGCCGCCGCGCGTCACCTCGCGCGTGAGGGGGGATAG
- a CDS encoding TlpA disulfide reductase family protein codes for MRKLAKPTLVTLALSGAAVLGYLAYRVTLHAPSGDDPAADTAPAGLRDTLPSFTLENLDGEQQSIRSWPGKPLVVNFWATWCAPCLREIPMLKTFQEANPWLTVVGIAVDREEPVRAFAEDMDFNYPILMGEADAVNAAASFGVEFVALPFTIFTDAEGRTLGVHTGELHPEHLDNLLAVLGDLRSGRASLEDARARIAGTR; via the coding sequence ATGCGCAAGTTGGCGAAACCCACGCTGGTCACGCTCGCCCTGAGCGGCGCGGCCGTTCTCGGCTATCTCGCATACCGCGTCACGCTGCACGCGCCGAGCGGCGACGATCCGGCCGCCGACACCGCTCCCGCCGGGCTGCGCGACACACTGCCGAGCTTCACGCTCGAGAACCTCGACGGCGAGCAGCAGTCGATTCGAAGCTGGCCCGGGAAGCCGCTCGTGGTGAATTTCTGGGCCACGTGGTGCGCGCCGTGCTTGCGCGAGATCCCGATGCTCAAGACGTTTCAGGAGGCCAATCCGTGGCTCACCGTCGTCGGGATCGCGGTCGACCGTGAGGAGCCCGTCCGAGCTTTCGCCGAGGACATGGACTTCAACTATCCGATCCTGATGGGCGAGGCCGACGCGGTGAATGCCGCTGCGAGCTTCGGCGTGGAATTCGTCGCGCTGCCGTTCACGATCTTCACGGACGCCGAAGGGCGAACCCTCGGTGTGCACACCGGCGAGCTGCACCCCGAGCACCTCGACAACCTGCTTGCCGTTCTCGGCGATCTTCGCAGCGGGCGCGCGAGTCTCGAGGACGCCCGCGCGCGGATCGCGGGCACGAGATAA